Proteins encoded by one window of Streptacidiphilus sp. PB12-B1b:
- a CDS encoding AlpA family transcriptional regulator, giving the protein MSSSTANSFPRPTAFVTLPQAAEYLGLSANTLYVWRHRRQGPPSFLMGRRVMYRITALDAWVADQEKADSRSNPALNPLNRRPERRSSQRHQQ; this is encoded by the coding sequence ATGTCCAGCTCTACCGCCAATTCCTTCCCACGCCCCACCGCCTTCGTCACACTCCCCCAGGCGGCCGAATACCTCGGCCTCTCCGCCAACACGCTCTACGTTTGGCGGCACCGACGCCAGGGGCCGCCGAGCTTTCTCATGGGGCGGCGGGTGATGTACCGCATCACCGCCCTTGACGCCTGGGTCGCCGACCAGGAGAAGGCCGACTCCCGCTCGAATCCCGCTCTCAACCCCCTCAACCGGAGGCCCGAACGGCGCAGCTCTCAGCGCCATCAGCAGTAG